The genome window GCGGGCGAGCCGCTGGAGCAGCGCGCGCACGGTGGCCGCGAAGCCCGTCAAGGCCGCCACCCGCCCGCGCGGGCGGACGCGGGACCGGCCGTGCGCGCTCCTGCGTCGGCGCCCGTCCGCCCGCTCACGTGTACGCCTCCTGGAGCGTCGTCAGGACCTCGGCCGGGGCGATGTCGGAGCGCAGCTCGCCGCCGCGGGCGACGGAGACGGTGCCGCGCTCCTCGCTGACGACGATCACGATCGCGTCGGTGAGCTCGGAGAGGCCGAGCGCGGCCCTGTGCCTGGTGCCGTGCTTCACCGACCAGCCCTCGTGCTTGTCGGAGAGGGGGAAGATCGCCCCGGCGTGCGTGACGAGGTCCTCCTTGATGACGACGCCGCCGTCGTGGAGGGGGCCCGTCGACGCGAACAGCGTCTGCAGCAGCGCGGCCGTCACCGGCGCGCCGATGGGCGTGCCCGTCTCGCTGTACTCCTTCAGGGGCGTGCGCTGCTCGATCGCGATCAGCGCCCCCTTGCGCTGCGTGGCCAGCTCCCTCACCGCCGACATGATCTCCTGGACGGGGTCGCCCTTCGCCGCGGTGCGGAAGCGTCCCCTGCCGAAGCGCTCGAGGACGGCGCGCAGCTCGGGCTGGAAGACGACGACGAGCGCGATGAAGCCCACGGGCGCCACGGCGTCGAAGAGCCACTCGGTGGCCTCCATGTTCAGCTGCTCGGCCACCACCCACAGCACGGCCAGGCCGGCGAAGCCCCTCACGACGTTCCACGCGCGCGAGCCCACCAGGAGCGCGTACGCCTGGTAGAGGATCACCGAGATGATGAGGATGTCCAGCGCGTCCTGCAGCCGGAACCCTTGGAACACAGACAACTCGAGCGCCTCCGGCGGTGGTTACCCGGGAGCGGTAGCGGTGCTCAGGCCGAGCCCGGGGGCCGCCGCCGACGGCCGGCCCCGTGGCGCACGCGCACCATCGTGGGGTGGACCACGTCCGCCAAGAGGATAACATCGGCCCCGCCGCAGCCACGCGGCCGTGACGGCCCTCCGGCGCGGGCCCCCGCACCGCGCGCGGGCTGGCCGGACGGCCGTCCGTAACATGGTGGTCGCCCGGCACCACCCCGCGCCGCCCGCGGGCCCCCGCACCGCGCACCGGCGCGGCGAGTCCCCGGCCCAGCGACCGGGCCCCCGCGCCCGTGTGGCGCGGGCCGGGTCGGTGCGTGCGGACGCGATACACTCGCCGCAGAGAGGTGTGAGCATGGTCTCCGACCTGAAGCAGAGGATCGACAGCCTACGGGGGTATCTTTGACCTGGCCGCCAAGCGCGCCAGGCTGCAGGAGCTCGAGCCGCAGCTGAGCGACCCGGGCCTGTGGAACGACCCTGACAGGGCCAAGCGGGTGACGCAGGAGGCCACGCGCCTCCGCCGCGTGATCCAGCAGTTCGACGCGATCGAGGACGACGTCACGGGCCTCGGCGAGCTCTACGAGCTGGCCTCCGACGACGACGTGGCCGAGCTCGAGCCCGAGCGGGAGCGCGTGGAGCGCGAGCTCGAGGGCCTGTTCCGCGAGACGCTGTTCAACGGGCCGCACGACGACCGCGCGGCGATCATCACGATCAAGCCCGGCGCCGGCGGCACGGAGTCGTCGGACTGGGCGGGCATGCTGCTGCGCATGTACCGGCGCTACGCCGAGCGCGAGGGCTACGACGTCGAGCTGCTCGACGTCGTGCCGAACAGCGAGGCGCCGCACGGCGTCGACTACGCGCAGATGATCGTGCGCGGCGACCGCGCCTTCGGCCGGCTCCGCGTCGAGGGGGGCGTGCACCGCCTCGTGCGCGTCAGCCCCTTCGACTCCCAGGGCCGCCGGCACACGTCGTTCGCCTCGGTCGAGGTCATGCCGGAGATCGACGACACCATCGCGATCGAGATCGACCCCAAGGACGTCCGCGTCGACGTCTACAGGTCGAGCGGCCCCGGCGGTCAGTCGGTGAACACGACGGACTCGGCCGTGCGCGTGACCTACAAGCCCGGCACGCCGGAGGAGATCGTCGTGACGTGCCAGGACGGCAAGTCGCAGATCAAGAACCGCGAGAAGGCGATGACCGTGCTGCGCTCCCGCCTCTACGAGCGCGAGGAGAGGAGGCGGCGCGAGGAGCAGATGAGGGCCCGCGGCCAGCAGAAGGCCATCGAGTGGGGGTCGCAGATCCGCAGCTACGTGCTCGACAAGCGCTACGTCAAGGACCACCGCACCGGCGCGATGCGCCACGACCCCGACGCCGTCCTCGACGGCGACATCGAGGACCTCATCTGGGCCGGCCTCGAGTGGTCCGCCAAGGAGGGAGCGGCGTAGCCGCCAAGGGCGTCA of Trueperaceae bacterium contains these proteins:
- the cdaA gene encoding diadenylate cyclase CdaA, producing the protein MFQGFRLQDALDILIISVILYQAYALLVGSRAWNVVRGFAGLAVLWVVAEQLNMEATEWLFDAVAPVGFIALVVVFQPELRAVLERFGRGRFRTAAKGDPVQEIMSAVRELATQRKGALIAIEQRTPLKEYSETGTPIGAPVTAALLQTLFASTGPLHDGGVVIKEDLVTHAGAIFPLSDKHEGWSVKHGTRHRAALGLSELTDAIVIVVSEERGTVSVARGGELRSDIAPAEVLTTLQEAYT
- the prfB gene encoding peptide chain release factor 2 (programmed frameshift) translates to MVSDLKQRIDSLRGYLDLAAKRARLQELEPQLSDPGLWNDPDRAKRVTQEATRLRRVIQQFDAIEDDVTGLGELYELASDDDVAELEPERERVERELEGLFRETLFNGPHDDRAAIITIKPGAGGTESSDWAGMLLRMYRRYAEREGYDVELLDVVPNSEAPHGVDYAQMIVRGDRAFGRLRVEGGVHRLVRVSPFDSQGRRHTSFASVEVMPEIDDTIAIEIDPKDVRVDVYRSSGPGGQSVNTTDSAVRVTYKPGTPEEIVVTCQDGKSQIKNREKAMTVLRSRLYEREERRRREEQMRARGQQKAIEWGSQIRSYVLDKRYVKDHRTGAMRHDPDAVLDGDIEDLIWAGLEWSAKEGAA